A genomic region of Papaver somniferum cultivar HN1 chromosome 7, ASM357369v1, whole genome shotgun sequence contains the following coding sequences:
- the LOC113295378 gene encoding probable rhamnogalacturonate lyase B — protein sequence MMSSVKTSGTCTLRYLLLLILINNYAWDTSALSNPDEGVKLHVQDNHVVMDNGLVQVNISNPYGLVTGVQYNGIDNLLESINEFNHGGYWDLNWSQRGNKGTYFLMNGTSFNVIVQNESQVEISFTRTWNSSVSSSSSHISDKNNSTDWAPLNFDIRYVMLKGSSGFYTYGIYEHVNGMPDFNLNGTRVAFKLRKDKFQYMAISKTQQRRMPLPEDREPPRGKLLQFKEAALLVDPVEPDLKGQVEDKYMYAQNIEDIKVHGWVCSKASDPLVGFWHITPSDEYRSGGPLRHELTSHVGPHSLTVFLSSHYMGQDKLPIFGNGEPWKKVYGPVFIYLNSAPRGTNESALWDDANEQLQQEAQKWPYNFLASTDYPRSDQRGTVNGKILIRDRFASKGDIPAVDAYVGLALPGEVGSWQTECKGYQFWTRAGPDGSFTIKNVHSGDYNLYAWVPGFIGDYKYGNLITVKEGDSIELDEDLVYEPPRNGTTLWEIGIPDRTAAEFFIPDVDPKYVNPLYLKQDRYRQYGLWEQYSVLYPSTDLVYTINSSTYQKDWFYAQVTRKLGEKKYNSTTWQIKFNLDSVDQGTIYKLRVALASTHGAELQIRFNNLGTEIPHFTTGGLYKDNAIARHGIHGLYLLFNVDVKSDWLKDGENTIFLSQVRGTGPFLGIMYDYIRLEAPGKDERNSAEARLSGDLTQTRTTSF from the exons ATGATGTCTTCTGTAAAAACTTCTGGTACATGCACGTTGCGTTACTTGTTATTGTTAATTCTAATCAACAATTACGCATGGGACACATCTGCTTTGAGCAATCCTGATGAAGGTGTAAAATTGCATGTACAAGACAACCAC GTGGTGATGGATAATGGGTTAGTTCAAGTGAATATATCTAATCCTTATGGATTAGTCACTGGAGTTCAGTACAACGGTATCGATAACTTGCTAGAAAGCATTAATGAATTCAATCATGGAGG GTACTGGGATCTGAACTGGAGCCAAAGGGGAAACAAAGGAACATATTTTCT GATGAATGGAACTAGTTTTAATGTAATAGTTCAAAATGAAAGTCAAGTTGAAATTTCGTTCACAAGAACATGGAATTCCTcggtttcatcatcttcttcacatataTCAGACAAAAACAACAGCACAGATTGGGCTCCCCTAAACTTTGACATAAG ATATGTAATGTTAAAAGGTTCATCAGGATTCTATACATATGGCATCTATGAGCACGTAAATGGAATGCCAGATTTCAATCTCAATGGAACTAGGGTGGCCTTCAAGCTTCGTAAAGACAA gtTTCAATATATGGCTATCAGTAAGACACAACAAAGACGAATGCCACTGCCAGAGGATCGTGAACCACCAAGAGGCAAATTACTACAATTCAAAGAAGCAGCTCTTCTTGTAGACCCTGTTGAACCAGATCTAAAAGGCCAA GTGGAAGACAAGTACATGTATGCACAAAATATTGAAGACATAAAGGTTCACGGGTGGGTTTGCTCTAAGGCCTCTGACCCCCTAGTAGGTTTCTGGCATATTACACCGAGCGATGAATATCGAAGTGGTGGTCCTCTAAGACATGAACTCACCTCACATGTTGGTCCTCATTCTCTCACT GTGTTTCTTAGTTCCCACTATATGGGCCAGGATAAATTACCCATATTCGGAAATGGAGAACCTTGGAAAAAAGTGTATGGTCCGGTATTCATATATCTTAATTCAGCTCCACGAGGTACAAATGAAAGCGCATTGTGGGACGACGCCAATGAACAG ctgCAACAAGAAGCCCAGAAGTGGCCGTATAATTTCCTAGCTTCCACCGACTATCCTAGATCTGATCAAAGAGGCACAGTCAATGGAAAAATACTTATCCGTGACAG GTTTGCAAGCAAGGGAGATATACCTGCAGTAGATGCTTACGTTGGGTTAGCTTTGCCAGGAGAAGTTGGGTCCTGGCAGACGGAGTGCAAG GGGTATCAATTTTGGACTAGAGCTGGTCCTGATGGTTCATTCACAATTAAGAATGTACATTCTGGAGATTACAATCTATATGCATGGGTTCCTGGCTTCATAGGTGACTACAAGTACGGAAATCTCATTACAGTTAAAGAAG GAGATTCCATTGAATTGGATGAAGACCTTGTTTATGAGCCTCCAAGAAATGGCACTACGTTGTGGGAGATAGGTATTCCTGACAGAACCGCAGCCGAGTTTTTCATCCCAGATGTTGACCCTAAATACGTTAATCCACTATACTTGAAGCAAGACAG GTATAGACAATATGGATTGTGGGAGCAGTATAGTGTTTTATATCCAAGCACAGACCTTGTTTACACAATAAACAGCAGCACTTACCAGAAAGATTGGTTCTACGCGCAGGTTACTCG GAAGTTGGGAGAAAAAAAGTACAACTCAACAACATGGCAGATTAAGTTCAACCTAGATAGTGTTGATCAGGGCACGATTTATAAGTTGCGAGTGGCACTAGCATCCACACATGGAGCAGAATTGCAG ATTCGATTCAACAATTTGGGTACAGAAATTCCTCATTTCACGACTGGAGGACTGTACAAGGATAATGCGATTGCGAGACATGGAATTCATGGCCTGTATCTGTTGTTTAATGTTGATGTAAAGAGTGATTGGCTCAAAGATGGCGAAAATACCATTTTTCTTTCTCAAGTTAGAGGTACAGGTCCGTTTTTAGGCATAATGTATGACTATATACGTCTCGAAGCACCAGGAAAAGATGAAAGAAATAGTGCGGAAGCAAGGCTATCTGGGGATCTTACCCAGACAAGAACAACCAGTTTTTAA